The following are from one region of the Capsicum annuum cultivar UCD-10X-F1 chromosome 1, UCD10Xv1.1, whole genome shotgun sequence genome:
- the LOC107879926 gene encoding putative methylesterase 12, chloroplastic isoform X1, with protein MGNRFICMNKKDIRESRKNGIGSRSARMERSKRRSLLEEELLHRQALSLAIQQHQQSLSQRFDGSISKRIGSTSSRRRSDLPQQLPNSKQLPEFLENIKTKKIVLIHGEGFGAWCWYKTIALLEETGLIPTALDLTGSGIDLTNTNNVTTLVDYSKPLIDYLENLPEDEKVILVGHSAGGACVSYALEHFPAKVAKAVFLCATMISDGQRPFDVFAEELGSAELFTQESKFLTYGNGKDKPATGIMFEKEQMHGLYFNQSPTKDVALAMVSMRPIPLGPMMDKLSLTPEKYGTSRRFYIQTLDDHALSPDVQEKLVRVNPPEGVFKIKGSDHSPFFSKPQSLHKILVEIAQIP; from the exons ATGGGTAATAGATTTATTTGCATGAATAAGAAGGATATAAGAGAAAGTAGGAAAAATGGAATTGGGTCAAGGAGTGCGAGGATGGAAAGATCAAAGAGGAGGTCATTATTGGAAGAGGAGTTGCTTCACAGACAAGCTTTGTCTCTGGCAATTCAGCAACATCAACAGTCGCTGTCTCAAAGATTTGATGGGTCAATTTCTAAGCGTATTGGATCTACTAGCTCTCGTCGTCGCAGTGATTTGCCCCAACAGCTACCCAATTCCAAACAG TTACCAGAATTTTTGGAGAACATCAAAACAAAGAAGATTGTTTTGATACATGGAGAAGGATTTGGAGCTTGGTGTTGGTACAAAACAATTGCTCTGTTGGAGGAAACAGGATTGATCCCCACAGCCTTAGATCTCACTGGATCTGGTATTGATCTGACAAATACAAATAATGTTACAACTCTAGTGGACTACTCAAAACCATTAATTGATTATCTGGAGAACTTGCCAGAGGATGAAAAG GTAATTTTGGTCGGTCACAGTGCTGGAGGTGCTTGTGTTTCCTATGCCTTAGAGCATTTCCCAGCTAAAGTTGCAAAAGCAGTATTTCTTTGTGCCACGATGATATCGGATGGCCAGAGGCCTTTTGATGTGTTTGCTGAAGAG CTGGGGTCTGCAGAGCTTTTCACTCAGGAGTCGAAGTTCTTAACTTATGGGAATGGTAAAGACAAACCTGCTACTGGCATCATGTTCGAGAAGGAGCAAATGCACGGGCTATATTTCAATCAGTCTCCTACAAAG GATGTTGCTTTAGCAATGGTTTCAATGAGACCTATTCCTCTTGGTCCGATGATGGACAAGCTATCACTGACACCTGAAAAGTATGGAACTAGTCGTAGATTTTATATCCAGACATTGGATGATCATGCTCTTTCACCAGATGTCCAAGAAAAGCTTGTGAGGGTAAACCCTCCTGAAGGAGTTTTCAAGATCAAAGGCAGTGACCATTCTCCATTCTTCTCCAAGCCACAGTCGCTGCATAAGATTTTGGTTGAAATTGCGCAGATTCCATAA
- the LOC107856134 gene encoding uncharacterized protein LOC107856134, protein MEYLDGRVDHLEHVAFLALWLSRKKLMKKKIIVPSSTQSQSSSVSNDGTARERETRVKSKLLSKILEASNGKSGKDGNEPYIVKEMVPLESKDNNNKGGYKLNLLDSAELASGGPNVGRKGGNNEELLSIGLAKTLQMSKA, encoded by the exons ATGGAGTATCTTGATGGCAGAGTTGACCATTTGGAGCATGTTGCATTTTTGGCCCTTTGGTTGTCTAG GAAGAAGctcatgaagaaaaaaattattgtgccTAGTAGCACCCAAAGCCAATCTTCTTCAGTTTCGAATGATGGAACTGCCAGAGAAAGGGAGACTCGGGTGAAATCAAAACTACTAAGCAAAATACTTGAGGCTTCAAATGGAAAGTCAGGTAAAGATGGAAATGAGCCATATATAGTTAAGGAAATGGTGCCACTAGAGAGCAAGGATAACAATAACAAAGGTGGTTACAAGCTCAACTTACTTGATAGTGCCGAACTTGCAAGTGGAGGACCAAATGTAGGCAGGAAAGGTGGTAATAATGAAGAACTTTTAAGTATTGGTCTTGCTAAAACTTTGCAAATGAGCAAAGCTTGA
- the LOC107879926 gene encoding putative methylesterase 12, chloroplastic isoform X2: protein MCIEKFAWMDGKEQQNDSPFSFLPEFLENIKTKKIVLIHGEGFGAWCWYKTIALLEETGLIPTALDLTGSGIDLTNTNNVTTLVDYSKPLIDYLENLPEDEKVILVGHSAGGACVSYALEHFPAKVAKAVFLCATMISDGQRPFDVFAEELGSAELFTQESKFLTYGNGKDKPATGIMFEKEQMHGLYFNQSPTKDVALAMVSMRPIPLGPMMDKLSLTPEKYGTSRRFYIQTLDDHALSPDVQEKLVRVNPPEGVFKIKGSDHSPFFSKPQSLHKILVEIAQIP, encoded by the exons ATGTGTATTGAGAAATTCGCATGGATGGACGGAAAAGAACAACAAAACGATTCACCCTTCTCCTTT TTACCAGAATTTTTGGAGAACATCAAAACAAAGAAGATTGTTTTGATACATGGAGAAGGATTTGGAGCTTGGTGTTGGTACAAAACAATTGCTCTGTTGGAGGAAACAGGATTGATCCCCACAGCCTTAGATCTCACTGGATCTGGTATTGATCTGACAAATACAAATAATGTTACAACTCTAGTGGACTACTCAAAACCATTAATTGATTATCTGGAGAACTTGCCAGAGGATGAAAAG GTAATTTTGGTCGGTCACAGTGCTGGAGGTGCTTGTGTTTCCTATGCCTTAGAGCATTTCCCAGCTAAAGTTGCAAAAGCAGTATTTCTTTGTGCCACGATGATATCGGATGGCCAGAGGCCTTTTGATGTGTTTGCTGAAGAG CTGGGGTCTGCAGAGCTTTTCACTCAGGAGTCGAAGTTCTTAACTTATGGGAATGGTAAAGACAAACCTGCTACTGGCATCATGTTCGAGAAGGAGCAAATGCACGGGCTATATTTCAATCAGTCTCCTACAAAG GATGTTGCTTTAGCAATGGTTTCAATGAGACCTATTCCTCTTGGTCCGATGATGGACAAGCTATCACTGACACCTGAAAAGTATGGAACTAGTCGTAGATTTTATATCCAGACATTGGATGATCATGCTCTTTCACCAGATGTCCAAGAAAAGCTTGTGAGGGTAAACCCTCCTGAAGGAGTTTTCAAGATCAAAGGCAGTGACCATTCTCCATTCTTCTCCAAGCCACAGTCGCTGCATAAGATTTTGGTTGAAATTGCGCAGATTCCATAA